The following proteins are encoded in a genomic region of Dehalococcoidia bacterium:
- a CDS encoding acyl-CoA dehydrogenase family protein, whose product MKEKTIRKGSSFFMEETPAAEVFTPEDFSEEHLMLIKTVDSFIRNEIVPNIDVLEHKDWELTRKLMLKAGELGFLGVDIEEEYGGSEMDYIASLLVCEYSALSGSFGLALNDHTGIGSMPLVFFGNKAQKEKYLPSLATGEKLGAYALTEPGAGTDAMAIQTTAVLSPDGKYYKLSGTKQYVTNGGFADIIFTYAKIDGDKMTAFILERDFEGISFGAEEKKMGLRGSSTCSIFLDGAKVPVENLVYEIGRGHIVAFNILNLGRFKLGAGSVGVAKLAIESSVGYSKERVQFGKPICQFGLIKHKIAEMATKTYMAESMVYRTGGLIDASFATVDRNAEDIGRQSANSIFEYVVECSINKVYCSEILDYVGDEAVQIYGGYGYCEEYPVERIYRDNRIFRIFEGTNEINRLLIIGQLVRKALKNEIPLLSVAEKVREEMPAMGPLSPASGDGLLGYQSRLVERAKKIFLFLCGGAAQKYGMALEEEQEILGLLSDIAQEVYAMESGLLRALKSIESSGEQQSKMKIDMVRLYVNDAMVRVRSYARQILAAMETGEALDSQLATLRKVSQFTPVNGVQLRRDIADGIIEVGRYLC is encoded by the coding sequence ATGAAAGAGAAGACGATCAGAAAGGGCAGCTCATTTTTCATGGAAGAGACGCCTGCTGCAGAGGTTTTTACGCCCGAGGACTTCAGCGAAGAGCACCTGATGTTAATCAAAACCGTCGATAGCTTTATCAGGAATGAGATAGTGCCCAATATAGATGTGCTGGAGCACAAAGACTGGGAGCTCACCCGCAAGCTGATGCTTAAGGCGGGGGAGCTGGGGTTTTTGGGGGTGGATATCGAGGAGGAATACGGCGGCTCGGAGATGGACTATATAGCCTCCCTGCTGGTTTGCGAGTACTCGGCGCTTTCCGGTTCCTTCGGGCTGGCGTTAAATGACCACACCGGCATCGGCTCGATGCCGCTTGTCTTCTTTGGCAACAAGGCACAGAAGGAGAAGTACCTTCCATCTCTGGCTACAGGTGAAAAGCTCGGAGCCTATGCGCTTACCGAGCCGGGGGCGGGCACCGACGCTATGGCGATACAGACCACGGCGGTTCTATCGCCCGACGGTAAATACTATAAGCTCAGTGGCACCAAGCAGTATGTCACCAATGGTGGATTTGCCGACATCATCTTCACCTATGCCAAGATCGATGGTGACAAGATGACTGCCTTCATATTGGAGAGGGACTTCGAGGGGATATCCTTCGGGGCGGAGGAGAAGAAGATGGGGCTTCGCGGCTCCTCCACGTGCAGCATATTCCTCGACGGTGCCAAGGTGCCGGTGGAGAATCTTGTCTATGAGATCGGCAGGGGACACATAGTAGCCTTCAACATTCTCAACCTGGGCAGATTCAAGCTGGGCGCTGGATCGGTAGGGGTAGCCAAGCTGGCCATAGAGAGCAGCGTGGGATACTCCAAGGAAAGGGTGCAGTTCGGTAAGCCCATATGCCAGTTCGGGCTGATAAAACACAAGATCGCCGAGATGGCGACAAAGACATATATGGCGGAGAGCATGGTCTATCGCACCGGCGGGCTCATTGACGCGAGCTTTGCCACCGTGGACCGCAATGCAGAGGACATCGGCCGCCAGAGTGCAAACAGCATATTTGAGTACGTGGTTGAATGCTCCATCAATAAGGTCTACTGCTCGGAGATACTGGACTATGTGGGAGATGAGGCGGTTCAAATATATGGGGGCTACGGATATTGTGAGGAATACCCGGTGGAAAGGATCTATCGGGATAACCGGATATTCAGGATATTCGAGGGGACAAATGAGATAAATCGGCTGCTCATCATCGGACAGCTTGTGAGGAAGGCATTGAAGAACGAGATACCACTGCTGTCCGTGGCAGAGAAGGTGAGAGAGGAGATGCCAGCAATGGGGCCTCTCTCTCCCGCTTCGGGCGATGGTCTCCTGGGATACCAGAGTAGGCTCGTCGAGAGGGCAAAGAAGATATTCCTGTTCCTGTGTGGTGGTGCGGCGCAGAAGTACGGAATGGCCCTGGAGGAGGAGCAGGAGATCCTGGGACTGCTGTCTGACATTGCCCAGGAGGTATATGCCATGGAGAGCGGTCTTCTGAGAGCGCTGAAGTCTATCGAGTCTTCCGGGGAGCAGCAGTCCAAGATGAAGATTGACATGGTTCGGCTCTACGTGAACGATGCCATGGTTAGAGTAAGGAGCTATGCCCGTCAGATACTGGCGGCAATGGAGACGGGGGAGGCGCTTGACAGTCAACTGGCGACGCTGCGGAAGGTCTCGCAGTTCACCCCTGTAAACGGCGTTCAGTTGAGGAGGGACATTGCTGACGGGATCATAGAGGTGGGAAGATATCTCTGCTAG
- a CDS encoding alpha/beta hydrolase produces the protein MTKANVNGVNIDYDVCGQGEPLVLIQGLGGARSGWIFQTRAFSKYYRVITLDNRGVGKSDKTSQHYTVRTMADDTRALLDYLGVDKAHVLGVSLGGIIAQEMSINYPDRVRKLILASTFAEIGHANGSAVENMGHGSAFTEADIKDLRSVDMRRIMSEVITLSFNKRLFKMFLVPLTKIYLRFREVQAISGQVEAAMAHSTLDRLHQIKAPTLVIAGTGDRLIPFRSSEVLAERIPGARLVRVEGGSHAFFMEMRGRFNKEVLDFLGGS, from the coding sequence ATGACCAAAGCAAATGTGAATGGAGTCAATATCGATTATGATGTTTGCGGTCAGGGAGAGCCTCTGGTCCTAATACAGGGGCTTGGTGGAGCTAGATCAGGTTGGATTTTCCAAACCCGTGCTTTCAGCAAATACTACCGGGTGATTACATTGGATAACAGGGGTGTGGGAAAGAGCGATAAAACGAGCCAGCACTATACCGTCAGGACAATGGCGGATGACACCAGAGCTTTGCTGGACTATCTCGGGGTTGATAAAGCTCACGTACTTGGGGTCTCTTTAGGGGGCATAATTGCCCAGGAGATGTCCATTAATTACCCGGATAGGGTGAGGAAGCTCATCCTGGCGAGCACTTTTGCAGAGATAGGGCATGCTAACGGCAGTGCCGTAGAAAACATGGGTCATGGTTCCGCTTTCACTGAGGCTGATATTAAGGACCTCAGAAGTGTAGATATGCGAAGAATAATGAGTGAAGTAATCACGTTATCTTTTAATAAAAGGCTGTTCAAGATGTTTCTCGTGCCCTTAACGAAAATATACCTTAGATTTCGGGAAGTCCAGGCCATTAGCGGACAGGTAGAAGCTGCTATGGCTCATAGTACTCTGGACAGGCTACACCAGATAAAAGCTCCTACATTGGTGATAGCTGGGACCGGGGATAGGCTCATACCGTTTCGCTCTTCAGAGGTGCTGGCAGAGAGGATACCTGGTGCCAGGTTAGTCAGGGTTGAGGGTGGCTCGCATGCATTTTTTATGGAGATGAGGGGAAGATTTAATAAAGAGGTCCTGGATTTTCTAGGCGGTAGTTGA